The genomic stretch ACCTGTCGCAACTGCTTCCCCCGCACCCTTTCTCCCCATCTCCTTTTCCCCCCACCTCCCGCGCCCGCTCCCGCACCTCCTCCGCCATCGCCAGCGGCACCTTCGCCTGCTGGGCTATTTCCTCAGCCTCGGCATTAGCGATCTCTTCCAGCGAGCCGAACACCTGCCAGATAGCCTTCAGCCGCTGGGGCCCGACGCCGGGGATGTCGTTCCGGCAGTAGGTACATTACCAAGACCTGATTAAATTTTGATATGGCCGAGCCCCAGCTAACTATTCGTTTCCATCCCCATGCGCAGGAGCGCATGAAAGAACGAGGAGCAACCGAAGAAGATGTCAAAGCAACAATTGATGGTGGAGAACAATTTCCAGTCAAATTTGGACGTACATGCTTCAGACGCAACTTCACTTATAATAGTGTGTGGCAGGATAGACATTTCGCAACCAAACAAGTGGAAGTGTATGCTATCGCGGAGAACGAGGTTTGGGTAGTTATTACCGTGATTACACGTTACTTTTAGATAACTTTTCTGGAGATAGTCAATGAGATTTACGTATGA from Candidatus Neomarinimicrobiota bacterium encodes the following:
- a CDS encoding helix-hairpin-helix domain-containing protein; this translates as MPGVGPQRLKAIWQVFGSLEEIANAEAEEIAQQAKVPLAMAEEVRERAREVGGKGDGEKGCGGSSCDRLSHWYCFI
- a CDS encoding DUF4258 domain-containing protein, yielding MAEPQLTIRFHPHAQERMKERGATEEDVKATIDGGEQFPVKFGRTCFRRNFTYNSVWQDRHFATKQVEVYAIAENEVWVVITVITRYF